A genomic segment from Glycine max cultivar Williams 82 chromosome 1, Glycine_max_v4.0, whole genome shotgun sequence encodes:
- the LOC100778595 gene encoding RNA-binding protein Y14 codes for MQGSAADGEALDFEPEDDDLMDEDGAPDADASPPQPKLKSAITAAAAPKKTKGRGFRQDTDANRDTRLSGSDFDSLTTEGGPGPQRSIEGWIILVTGVHEEAQEDDLQNAFGEYGEIKNLHLNLDRRTGFVKGYALIEYERAEEARNAIENLNGSELLTQTIYVDWAFSSGPINESVRRKNARPPRERRSRSPRRRY; via the exons ATGCAAGGAAGCGCAGCTGACGGTGAAGCCTTGGATTTCGAGCCTGAGGACGATGACTTGATGGACGAGGACGGCGCCCCCGACGCCGACGCTTCTCCGCCTCAACCTAAGCTCAAATCCGCCATCACCGCCGCCGCCGCCCCCAAAAAGACCAAGGGTCGCGGATTCCGGCAGGACACCGACGCCAACCGCGACACTCGCCTCTCCGGCTCCGACTTCGACTCTCTCACCACCGAGGGCGGCCCTGGCCCTCAAAGAT CCATTGAAGGATGGATCATTCTGGTCACCGGCGTGCACGAGGAAGCGCAAGAAGACGATTTGCAAAACGCCTTTGGTGAATATGGAGAGATTAAGAACCTGCATTTGAATCTTGATCGCCGCACTGGTTTTGTCAAA ggttatgCGTTGATTGAATATGAGCGTGCTGAGGAAGCTCGAAATGCAATAGAGAATTTGAATGGATCTGAGCTTCTTACCCAAACCATTTATGTTGACTGGGCCTTCAGCAGTGGACCTATTAACGAGTCAGTCAGAAGAAAGAATGCTAG ACCACCTCGTGAACGGCGTTCCAGGAGCCCCCGGAGGAGATATTGA
- the LOC100779132 gene encoding Porphobilinogen deaminase, chloroplastic-like — MNTLSSTLHGGWLPRSASKTKTASLSKCHRIWVTKASVAVEQQTKVALIRIGTRGSPLALAQAYETRDKLMASHPDLAEEGAIEIVIIKTTGDKILTQPLADIGGKGLFTKEIDEALLNSEIDIAVHSMKDVPTYLPDKTILPCNLPREDVRDAFISLTAASLADLPPASVIGTASLRRKSQILHRYPSLNVQENFRGNVQTRLRKLNEGVVQATLLALAGLKRLSMTENVTSILSIDDMLPAVAQGAIGIACRSDDDKMAEYIDSLNHEETRLAVVCERAFLQTLDGSCRTPIAGYACRNEDGNCLFRGLVASPDGTRVLETSRVGPYAVEDMIEMGKDAGKELLSRAGPNFFSS; from the exons ATGAATACTCTTTCTTCCACGCTCCATGGCGGGTGGCTTCCCCGCTCAGCTTCGAAAACCAAAACCGCATCTCTCTCCAAATGCCATCGCATTTGGGTCACCAAAGCTTCTGTTGCCGTTGAGCAACAAACTAAGGTCGCTCTCATCAGAATTGGTACCAGAGGAAG TCcactagctctagcacaagcaTATGAGACCAGAGACAAACTCATGGCATCACACCCTGACTTAGCCGAAGAGGGGGCTATTGAGATTGTGATTATAAAGACAACAGGGGACAAAATCCTCACACAACCACTTGCAGACATAGGTGGGAAGGGCTTGTTCACCAAAGAAATAGATGAGGCACTCTTGAACAGCGAAATCGACATCGCTGTCCATTCGATGAAGGATGTTCCTACTTACTTGCCTGATAAAACAATTCTGCCATGTAACCTTCCGCGAGAGGATGTCAGAGATGCATTTATATCCTTGACTGCAGCTTCCTTAGCTGATCTTCCCCCTGCAAGTGTTATTGGTACTGCTTCGTTAAGACGAAAGTCACAGATCCTCCACAGATATCCATCTCTTAAT GTGCAGGAAAATTTCCGTGGCAATGTCCAAACAAGGTTAAGAAAACTCAATGAGGGGGTTGTCCAAGCTACACTATTAGCATTAGCTGGACTCAAACGCTTAAGTATGACAGAAAATGTGACTTCAATCCTATCAATAGATGATATGCTTCCAGCTGTTGCCCAAGGTGCCATTGGAATTGCCTGTAGAAGTGATGACGATAAAATG GCAGAATACATTGATTCACTTAATCATGAAGAAACAAGGCTAGCAGTTGTCTGTGAAAGGGCCTTTCTTCAGACTTTGGATGGGTCTTGCCGCACTCCTATTGCAGGGTATGCTTGTAGAAACGAAGATGGCAATTGTTTGTTTAGAGGATTAGTTGCTTCCCCTGATGGAACCAGAG TGCTAGAGACATCCAGGGTTGGTCCATATGCTGTTGAAGATATGATTGAGATGGGTAAGGATGCTGGCAAGGAGCTTCTGTCTCGGGCTGGACCTAACTTCTTCAGTAGTTAG